From Gimesia panareensis, the proteins below share one genomic window:
- a CDS encoding TIR domain-containing protein — MSTNYPYNPLSYSYGSVTRPKIFVSYHHASNQHWYDAFSQIFGTYYEVITDTSLDRQIDSDNSDYVKRAIREKNITGSSVTIVLCGQETHKRRWVDWEIEMTLKKKHALLGIMLTSCARNFQNEYIIPDRLLDNINSGYASWIDWTNSPQVLMSAIAEAKDRAGYTSRIDNHRPAMQRSKS; from the coding sequence GTGAGCACCAATTACCCTTATAATCCACTGAGTTATTCATACGGTTCAGTGACAAGACCCAAGATATTTGTTAGTTACCATCATGCCAGTAATCAGCATTGGTATGACGCTTTCTCACAGATCTTCGGAACCTATTACGAAGTGATAACAGATACCTCGCTTGATCGTCAGATAGATAGCGACAACTCTGACTATGTAAAAAGGGCAATTCGAGAGAAGAATATTACTGGCAGTTCAGTCACCATCGTTCTTTGTGGACAAGAAACCCATAAACGACGCTGGGTTGATTGGGAGATCGAAATGACTCTCAAAAAGAAGCACGCTCTGCTGGGGATCATGCTTACTTCATGTGCTCGCAACTTCCAAAATGAATACATTATTCCAGATCGCCTATTAGACAATATCAATTCAGGCTATGCATCTTGGATTGATTGGACCAATAGCCCACAGGTTCTAATGAGTGCAATTGCAGAGGCTAAAGATCGAGCAGGGTATACATCTCGGATTGATAATCATCGCCCTGCAATGCAAAGGAGTAAATCATGA